The following are encoded in a window of Candidatus Omnitrophota bacterium genomic DNA:
- a CDS encoding dinitrogenase iron-molybdenum cofactor biosynthesis protein — translation MRICVTSQADTLDSQVDPRFGRCPYFMIVDTETMDFEAVQNPNVTGMGGVGVQSGQLMSEKKVKAVLTGNVGPNAFRTLKAGGIDIYAGVSGTVKEAVQKYKNGGLKPVDDASVDSKFGMG, via the coding sequence ATGAGGATATGCGTTACTTCACAGGCGGACACACTGGATTCACAGGTCGATCCGAGATTCGGAAGGTGCCCGTATTTTATGATCGTCGATACGGAAACCATGGACTTTGAAGCTGTCCAGAACCCGAACGTGACCGGGATGGGCGGTGTCGGCGTGCAGTCCGGACAGCTTATGTCCGAGAAGAAGGTCAAGGCCGTGCTTACCGGCAACGTGGGGCCGAACGCGTTCCGGACCTTGAAGGCCGGCGGGATAGATATTTACGCGGGCGTTTCGGGGACAGTTAAAGAGGCCGTCCAAAAATACAAAAACGGCGGGCTGAAACCCGTTGACGATGCCAGTGTAGATTCTAAATTCGGTATGGGCTGA
- a CDS encoding transcriptional repressor: MPERRRFGRANWHRRFKGLGYRITIPRKAIMEVLHRTKKHLSAEDIYMEVHNLYPQVGLTTVYRTLELLTEMGLVSKFDFGDGRARYELVSDPKEDHHHHLICTRCKRVINYSEFIDEELEFLKRAEKGLSEKYNFDIKNHVFQFYGLCDRCKNKE; encoded by the coding sequence ATGCCCGAAAGAAGAAGGTTCGGCAGAGCAAACTGGCACAGAAGGTTCAAGGGGTTGGGGTACAGGATAACCATACCCAGAAAAGCGATAATGGAAGTCCTCCACAGGACGAAAAAGCATCTTAGCGCGGAAGATATATATATGGAAGTGCATAATCTTTACCCCCAGGTGGGTCTTACGACGGTGTACAGGACCCTTGAGCTATTGACAGAGATGGGGCTGGTCTCGAAATTCGATTTCGGCGACGGAAGAGCCAGGTACGAGCTTGTTTCCGATCCCAAAGAGGACCATCATCACCATCTTATATGCACCCGGTGCAAAAGGGTCATAAATTACTCGGAGTTCATTGACGAGGAGCTTGAATTTTTGAAAAGGGCCGAAAAAGGCCTGTCTGAAAAATACAATTTCGATATAAAGAACCACGTATTTCAGTTCTACGGACTCTGTGATAGATGTAAAAATAAGGAATGA
- a CDS encoding CBS domain-containing protein — MKKDFNNKLKTLDKKIKKIKARDMMTEEVITIGRNEDLYKAADLMIKNRISGIPVVSRGGKIQGIITENDLFMVMDMVKSGDVTFDNNKKGVIPPVNFAMSVEVNTITKDTTLDEIIVLMKYKNQHTIPVLEKGKLVGIIGKQDVFKKFYSAVKSC; from the coding sequence ATGAAAAAGGATTTTAATAATAAACTCAAGACCCTTGACAAGAAGATCAAGAAAATAAAAGCCAGGGACATGATGACAGAAGAAGTTATCACCATAGGCCGTAACGAGGACCTTTACAAGGCCGCGGACCTGATGATAAAGAACAGGATAAGCGGCATCCCCGTTGTCTCCAGGGGAGGCAAGATACAGGGGATAATAACCGAGAACGATCTGTTCATGGTAATGGACATGGTCAAGTCCGGGGACGTGACGTTCGACAACAATAAAAAGGGCGTGATCCCCCCGGTCAATTTCGCGATGAGCGTCGAGGTCAACACCATAACCAAGGATACTACGCTAGATGAGATAATCGTCCTTATGAAATACAAGAACCAGCACACCATACCCGTCCTGGAAAAAGGGAAACTTGTCGGTATTATCGGCAAACAGGACGTTTTCAAGAAGTTCTATTCGGCGGTAAAGTCCTGCTAA
- a CDS encoding 4Fe-4S dicluster domain-containing protein produces MIAKVDLDKCTGCSACVDSCPVNAIIMENDKAVVGEECIGCGACVDVCPMGAITVS; encoded by the coding sequence ATGATAGCCAAGGTCGACCTCGACAAATGTACCGGTTGCAGTGCTTGTGTCGATTCGTGTCCGGTCAACGCGATAATAATGGAGAATGATAAAGCCGTGGTCGGCGAGGAATGTATCGGGTGTGGAGCCTGCGTGGATGTATGCCCGATGGGGGCTATTACTGTTTCATGA
- a CDS encoding dinitrogenase iron-molybdenum cofactor yields MRIAISTDSGKVSAHFGRCPSFTIIDVEEGELIKKEELANPGHHPGFLPRFLHEKGVESIIAGGMGRNAMDLFARQGIETLVGVSGPVEEVIKSILTGTLEGGESLCRPGGGKGYGLDKTECDHPEEER; encoded by the coding sequence ATGCGAATAGCTATTTCTACCGATAGCGGGAAAGTATCCGCTCATTTCGGAAGGTGTCCTTCTTTCACCATTATTGACGTGGAAGAAGGCGAGCTTATCAAGAAAGAGGAACTTGCCAATCCAGGGCACCACCCGGGTTTCCTGCCCCGTTTTTTGCATGAAAAAGGCGTCGAGAGCATTATTGCCGGCGGTATGGGGCGCAACGCGATGGACCTGTTCGCCCGGCAGGGTATCGAGACGTTAGTGGGCGTGAGCGGTCCAGTGGAAGAGGTCATAAAAAGCATTCTCACCGGTACCCTGGAAGGCGGGGAAAGCTTGTGCAGGCCCGGGGGCGGCAAGGGATACGGGCTTGACAAGACCGAGTGTGACCATCCCGAAGAAGAAAGATAA
- a CDS encoding response regulator, giving the protein MKTGKILIVEGDLTFSKVLQTQLRDAGYVVDAQQTGQKALEELKREWVDLLIVSSNLQGEMDGFGFIKAVKKNKGLSKIPILMTSNKPGIKKVVEKLGVEDFFEKPSKVDVLKKRAEEILEKKGQVNVDRM; this is encoded by the coding sequence ATGAAAACCGGTAAGATACTTATTGTAGAAGGGGATCTGACATTTTCAAAAGTACTGCAAACGCAGCTCAGGGATGCCGGATACGTGGTCGACGCCCAGCAGACAGGGCAGAAGGCGCTTGAGGAGCTTAAAAGGGAATGGGTGGACCTTCTGATAGTCTCCAGTAATCTTCAGGGGGAGATGGACGGTTTCGGGTTCATCAAAGCGGTGAAGAAGAACAAGGGGCTTTCCAAGATACCGATACTTATGACCTCGAACAAGCCCGGGATAAAGAAGGTCGTGGAAAAACTGGGCGTGGAGGATTTTTTCGAAAAACCCTCAAAAGTGGACGTTCTCAAGAAAAGGGCCGAAGAGATCCTTGAGAAAAAGGGCCAGGTCAACGTGGACAGGATGTAA